One Lactobacillus sp. CBA3606 DNA segment encodes these proteins:
- the aspS gene encoding aspartate--tRNA ligase, which translates to MKRTTYAGLVNEEFLGQAVTLQGWVQKRRDLGGLIFIDLRDREGIVQLVFSQEFSTDALAIADQLRNEYVIEVQGKVVSRSDAAINPRMKTGKVEVEIQTAKILNQAKTPPFYIQDDINVSDELRLKYRYLDLRRPEMQRGLKIRNGITRAVHSYFDANDFYDIETPFLTKSTPEGARDYLVPSRVYQGHFYALPQSPQLFKQLLMGAGFDRYYQIARCFRDEDLRGDRQPEFTQIDMETSFLTAEEIQSYTEGLIKKVMHDVKGVEIKTPFDRITWQSAMDRFGSDKPDVRFGMELKDMSKVVANSEFKVFTGALENGGCVKAIAVPGGADQYSRKAIDAYTSYVERFGAKGLAWMKVTDDSFSGPVAKFFKDDFEAITTAADAKPGDLLLFAADSFKVVSDTLGYLRKAIAKEQGLIDDSKYAYLWVVDWPLFEYDEGIERWVSAHHPFTMPNEEDVHYLNEGEDPHQAHAQSYDIVLNGYELGGGSIRIHTRDLQEKMFKALNFTPERAQAQFGFLLDALDMGFPPHGGLAIGLDRFAMLLSGNDNIREVIAFPKNSKASEPMTNAPAEVSERQLQDLALFVTKPTDKA; encoded by the coding sequence ATGAAACGAACAACTTATGCTGGTCTAGTTAACGAAGAATTTTTGGGTCAAGCCGTGACGTTACAAGGTTGGGTACAAAAACGCCGGGATTTAGGTGGCTTAATCTTTATTGATTTACGAGATCGTGAAGGCATCGTTCAGTTGGTATTTAGCCAAGAATTTTCAACGGATGCATTAGCGATTGCTGATCAATTACGGAATGAATACGTGATTGAAGTTCAAGGTAAGGTCGTTAGTCGTAGTGATGCTGCCATCAATCCACGGATGAAGACGGGTAAAGTGGAAGTCGAAATTCAAACGGCTAAGATTTTAAACCAAGCTAAGACGCCACCATTTTATATTCAAGATGACATCAATGTATCTGATGAATTACGGTTGAAGTATCGGTATTTAGACTTACGTCGGCCAGAAATGCAACGTGGCCTAAAGATTCGTAATGGGATTACGCGTGCGGTTCACAGTTACTTTGATGCTAATGACTTTTATGACATTGAAACGCCATTCTTGACGAAATCAACGCCTGAAGGTGCGCGGGATTACTTGGTACCGTCACGGGTTTATCAAGGTCATTTCTATGCGTTACCACAATCACCACAGTTATTTAAGCAATTATTGATGGGGGCTGGCTTCGACCGGTACTATCAAATTGCGCGTTGTTTCCGTGATGAAGATCTACGGGGAGATCGGCAACCAGAATTCACCCAGATTGATATGGAAACATCATTCTTAACGGCGGAAGAAATTCAAAGTTATACAGAAGGCTTAATCAAAAAAGTCATGCATGACGTCAAAGGGGTCGAGATTAAAACACCTTTTGATCGGATTACTTGGCAATCAGCAATGGACCGCTTTGGTTCTGACAAGCCAGATGTGCGTTTTGGCATGGAATTAAAGGATATGTCCAAAGTAGTCGCTAATAGTGAGTTTAAAGTCTTTACCGGCGCGCTTGAAAATGGCGGTTGTGTCAAAGCGATTGCAGTTCCTGGTGGTGCTGACCAATATTCACGTAAAGCCATTGATGCTTACACGAGTTATGTCGAACGGTTCGGTGCTAAGGGCTTGGCCTGGATGAAAGTCACCGATGATAGCTTCAGCGGTCCCGTTGCCAAGTTCTTTAAAGATGATTTTGAGGCAATTACAACGGCGGCAGATGCTAAGCCTGGTGATTTACTCTTATTTGCCGCAGACAGCTTTAAGGTCGTTTCTGATACCTTAGGTTACTTGCGGAAAGCAATTGCCAAAGAACAAGGGCTGATTGATGATAGCAAATATGCCTACCTTTGGGTCGTTGACTGGCCATTATTCGAATATGATGAAGGGATTGAACGCTGGGTCTCTGCGCATCATCCTTTCACAATGCCGAATGAAGAAGATGTGCATTATTTAAATGAGGGTGAAGATCCTCATCAAGCGCATGCACAATCTTATGATATCGTCTTAAATGGTTATGAATTAGGGGGCGGCTCAATCCGGATTCATACCCGCGACTTGCAAGAAAAGATGTTCAAAGCATTAAACTTCACGCCAGAACGGGCACAAGCGCAATTTGGCTTCTTGTTAGATGCTTTAGACATGGGCTTTCCACCGCATGGCGGCTTAGCAATCGGCTTAGACCGATTTGCAATGTTGCTGTCCGGCAACGATAACATTCGTGAAGTGATTGCGTTCCCAAAGAATTCCAAGGCTTCCGAACCAATGACCAATGCGCCAGCTGAAGTTTCTGAACGACAATTACAAGATTTGGCTTTATTTGTAACTAAACCAACTGATAAAGCTTAA
- the hisS gene encoding histidine--tRNA ligase, translated as MRYQRPKGTADILPGDSEKWQYVEATARQVFKTYQFKEIRTPIFENFEVFSRSAGDTSDIVTKEMYDFHDKGDRHITLRPEGTAGVVRAFVENKLYGPQILKPYKVYYMGPMYRYERPQSGRLREFHQLGVEAFGSESAALDVEVIAMGFNLLKKFGLNDLKLVINTLGDQATRDAYRQALIDYLEPHFEELSDDSKARLHKNPLRVLDSKAPEDQKFVAAAPSILDYLTPTAKTHFDQAQQFLTALAIPFEIDATMVRGLDYYNHTIFEIMTKSKALGQGYTTICAGGRYNGLVKELGGPETSGVGFGLGVERLLVLMDAEQSAFPTDDGLDVYVVGIGDAASATTLKLVQAVREAGLTAERDYLDRKPKAQFKSADRLHARYTMTVGESEIEAGVVNVKAMATGIETQVSMTDIYANVKQVLTAQ; from the coding sequence ATGAGATATCAACGGCCTAAAGGGACAGCCGATATTTTGCCCGGTGATAGTGAAAAGTGGCAATATGTTGAAGCAACAGCGCGACAAGTGTTTAAGACTTACCAGTTCAAAGAAATTCGGACGCCAATTTTTGAAAATTTTGAAGTTTTCTCACGTTCAGCGGGAGACACTTCAGATATTGTGACTAAGGAAATGTATGATTTTCATGATAAAGGAGATCGTCACATTACCTTACGGCCAGAAGGAACTGCCGGGGTCGTGCGGGCCTTTGTTGAAAATAAATTATATGGGCCACAAATTTTGAAGCCTTATAAGGTTTATTACATGGGACCAATGTATCGTTATGAACGGCCACAATCTGGTCGGCTTCGTGAGTTTCATCAACTTGGGGTGGAAGCTTTTGGGAGTGAAAGTGCAGCTTTAGATGTCGAAGTCATTGCCATGGGCTTTAATCTGTTGAAAAAATTTGGTTTGAATGACTTGAAGTTGGTGATTAATACTTTAGGTGATCAGGCCACACGTGATGCTTATCGACAAGCGTTGATTGACTATTTGGAACCTCATTTTGAAGAGTTGAGTGATGATTCTAAGGCTCGGTTACACAAGAATCCATTGCGGGTGCTCGATAGTAAGGCCCCTGAAGATCAAAAGTTTGTTGCCGCCGCACCATCGATTTTAGATTACTTAACCCCAACAGCGAAGACTCACTTTGACCAGGCTCAGCAGTTTTTAACTGCGCTAGCGATTCCGTTTGAAATTGATGCCACGATGGTTCGTGGGTTGGATTATTATAACCATACTATTTTTGAAATCATGACCAAGTCAAAAGCGTTGGGTCAAGGTTACACCACAATCTGTGCTGGGGGACGCTACAATGGGTTAGTCAAAGAACTCGGTGGTCCAGAAACGTCCGGGGTTGGTTTTGGTCTCGGTGTTGAACGGCTATTAGTATTGATGGACGCTGAACAGAGTGCTTTCCCAACTGATGATGGGTTAGACGTCTATGTCGTTGGTATTGGTGATGCAGCTAGCGCCACGACCTTGAAGTTGGTACAAGCGGTCCGGGAGGCAGGCTTAACCGCCGAACGGGATTACTTGGATCGTAAGCCTAAAGCGCAATTTAAGAGTGCTGATCGGTTGCATGCACGTTATACAATGACCGTCGGTGAGAGTGAAATTGAAGCTGGCGTTGTGAATGTCAAAGCCATGGCGACTGGGATTGAAACTCAAGTTAGCATGACTGACATTTACGCCAATGTGAAGCAAGTTTTAACTGCACAATAA
- a CDS encoding N-acetylmuramoyl-L-alanine amidase encodes MQVLKRFWRQITVTLIFIGLVAGFTFLLATHNTAVVNIANVNIRQGPGMSYAITDATTKGTKVHIVRRKNNWLYVRYADHKFGWIASWLVNENNSQLTRTTKISEATIVIDPGHGGSDSGALSSKGKMEKTYTLRVAKVVAKRLRAAGAHVVLTRDTDKWVSLTNRPAVANKLHADAFISFHFDSTAEKNQASGITTYYYHKSTSLGLANALSSDVDALPIRNKGTEFGDFLVIRDNQVPAVLMELGYINDKSDFKTISSKKYPNEVAHAVYAGLSTYFANQ; translated from the coding sequence ATGCAAGTATTAAAACGCTTTTGGCGGCAAATTACCGTCACGCTAATTTTTATTGGTTTAGTCGCGGGCTTTACCTTTCTGCTCGCCACACACAATACCGCCGTTGTTAACATCGCCAACGTTAACATCCGGCAAGGACCTGGAATGAGTTATGCCATCACGGACGCAACCACCAAGGGCACAAAAGTTCACATTGTGCGGCGTAAAAACAACTGGCTGTACGTGCGCTATGCGGACCATAAATTTGGTTGGATTGCAAGTTGGCTCGTTAACGAAAACAACAGTCAACTCACCAGAACGACTAAGATTTCTGAGGCCACTATCGTGATTGATCCCGGCCATGGCGGCTCCGATTCCGGGGCCCTCTCCAGTAAAGGTAAAATGGAAAAGACCTATACGCTCCGTGTTGCTAAAGTCGTCGCAAAACGGTTACGCGCTGCGGGCGCTCACGTTGTCTTAACACGTGATACTGATAAATGGGTCAGTCTAACTAATCGGCCTGCCGTCGCCAATAAATTACACGCTGATGCGTTTATCAGCTTCCATTTTGACAGCACTGCCGAGAAGAATCAGGCCTCTGGCATTACCACTTACTACTATCACAAGTCGACGTCATTAGGGCTAGCCAATGCCCTAAGTAGCGATGTGGATGCGTTACCCATTAGAAATAAAGGGACTGAATTTGGTGATTTCTTAGTCATTCGGGATAATCAAGTTCCAGCTGTGTTAATGGAACTCGGTTATATCAATGATAAATCTGATTTTAAAACCATCAGTTCTAAGAAATACCCCAACGAAGTCGCCCACGCCGTTTACGCTGGTTTATCAACCTACTTTGCCAATCAATAA
- a CDS encoding HAD family hydrolase, giving the protein MHDFIWDLDGTLLNTYPAMVAAFQQAVRVLGGQVSADETYQLMRQHSVGMAERTLAERYGWDWQAIRAGYQQVEPTLQVAPNAFAGAEQVLAKVQAVGGHNYLMTHRGTSALTYLQRAHLTTYFTDFVTAAQPFPRKPDPAALNYLLTKHQVDRSQAVMVGDRNLDIDAGHNAKIAGYLFDVDHLITVTSHPELQVDQLTALLPRIK; this is encoded by the coding sequence ATGCATGATTTTATTTGGGATTTAGATGGGACCTTATTGAACACTTATCCAGCAATGGTAGCTGCTTTTCAGCAAGCTGTGCGAGTACTAGGGGGGCAAGTGAGTGCTGATGAAACCTATCAACTGATGCGCCAACACTCGGTTGGTATGGCGGAACGAACGCTGGCTGAACGTTATGGCTGGGATTGGCAGGCGATTCGGGCCGGTTATCAGCAAGTTGAACCAACCTTACAAGTCGCCCCAAACGCGTTTGCTGGTGCTGAGCAGGTCTTAGCAAAGGTGCAAGCAGTTGGTGGTCATAATTATTTGATGACACATCGTGGAACGAGTGCGTTAACCTATTTACAGCGGGCTCACTTGACCACTTATTTTACTGATTTTGTCACGGCCGCCCAGCCTTTCCCACGCAAGCCAGACCCGGCTGCGTTGAACTATCTGTTAACGAAACATCAAGTAGACCGGTCGCAGGCAGTGATGGTTGGCGATCGCAATTTAGATATTGACGCCGGGCACAACGCTAAGATAGCTGGGTATTTATTTGATGTCGATCATCTAATTACCGTGACTAGTCATCCAGAACTGCAGGTCGATCAGTTGACGGCTTTATTACCTCGGATTAAGTAG
- the dtd gene encoding D-aminoacyl-tRNA deacylase, with translation MRVVLQRVQKAQVTIAGQVHGAIQAGYVLLVGFRDGDGQPELDYLTHKILNLRVFSDDQGKMNLNIQQVGGAILSISQFTLYAETQHGNRPSFTAAGAPVRANQLYHTFNEQLAATGLKVATGEFGADMQVALVNDGPVTICYDTENK, from the coding sequence GTGCGAGTTGTCTTACAACGGGTTCAAAAAGCCCAAGTAACGATTGCTGGTCAAGTTCATGGGGCCATTCAAGCTGGTTATGTGTTACTCGTCGGGTTTCGTGATGGCGATGGTCAACCAGAATTGGATTATTTAACGCATAAGATTTTAAACTTACGTGTTTTTAGTGATGACCAAGGAAAAATGAACTTGAATATCCAGCAAGTTGGTGGGGCTATTTTATCAATTTCACAATTTACCCTCTATGCGGAGACCCAACATGGCAATCGGCCTAGTTTCACCGCTGCCGGTGCCCCAGTTAGGGCTAATCAGTTGTATCATACATTTAATGAACAGCTAGCAGCAACGGGGCTTAAAGTGGCGACTGGTGAATTTGGTGCTGATATGCAAGTGGCTTTGGTGAACGATGGGCCAGTGACTATTTGTTACGATACTGAAAATAAATAA
- a CDS encoding bifunctional (p)ppGpp synthetase/guanosine-3',5'-bis(diphosphate) 3'-pyrophosphohydrolase: MSKQPTWTAQDVLDAVQKYMNAEHVALVKRACDFATYVHKNQSRQSGEPYIMHPIQVAGILAELKMDPETVASGFLHDVVEDTGVTLGDVEEVFGKDVAVIVDGVTKLGKIRYKSNKEQLAENHRKLLLAMSKDIRVMIVKLADRLHNMRTLQHLRPDKQRRIANETLEIYAPIADRLGISTIKWELEDISLHYLNPQQYYRIVHLMNSRREDREKYIEIAIQDIHQALRDLNLPDAEIYGRPKHIYSIYKKMRDKHKQFSQLYDLLAIRVVVDSIKDCYAVLGAIHTQWKPMPGRFKDYIAMPKANMYQSLHTTVVGPEGKPLEIQIRTYEMHRVAEYGVAAHWAYKEGVHDQVQTTRSGNKLNLVKEIIELQDESKDAADFMEGVKGDLFSDRVYAFTPKGDVTELPKGAGPLDMAYSIHTEVGNHTTGAKVNGKIVPLDYQIKNGDIVDILTSTSSTGPSRDWQKLVYTRRARNKIKQFFRNADREGNISTGRDLLDRQLRDFDFNPKTVMTKEKVEAVAKKMHYASDDDLYAALGFGDIQPVGIANRLTSDVRKQREADRQREREREILAEHHEATPKKKAKDQHEDKDKQDDKRKKVSSSGGVIIQGVDNLLVRLSHCCSPIPGDEIVGYITKGRGVSVHRVDCPNVKNAESQGERLIEVAWEDSEGDRTNYNSDLEIQGYNRNGLLNDVLKVVNNNTKFLTNVNGKVDHNKMVIVSVSLGVRNLAHLQRIIESLKNIQDVYVVERKLF, translated from the coding sequence ATGTCTAAACAACCTACCTGGACTGCGCAAGATGTGCTTGATGCGGTTCAAAAATATATGAATGCGGAACATGTTGCGTTGGTCAAACGGGCCTGTGATTTTGCGACGTATGTGCATAAAAATCAGTCGCGACAGTCTGGTGAACCTTATATTATGCATCCTATTCAGGTCGCTGGTATTTTGGCGGAACTTAAAATGGATCCGGAAACAGTAGCGTCTGGTTTTTTGCATGATGTGGTTGAAGATACTGGCGTCACTTTGGGTGATGTTGAAGAAGTCTTTGGTAAAGACGTGGCCGTCATTGTCGACGGTGTGACGAAATTGGGTAAGATTCGCTATAAATCCAACAAGGAACAACTAGCTGAAAATCATCGTAAATTGTTGTTAGCAATGTCAAAGGACATTCGCGTGATGATTGTGAAGTTAGCGGATCGGTTACATAATATGCGAACCTTACAGCATTTGCGGCCGGATAAGCAACGCCGGATTGCCAATGAAACGTTGGAAATTTATGCGCCAATTGCAGACCGATTAGGGATTAGCACGATTAAATGGGAACTAGAAGATATTTCACTTCACTATTTAAATCCACAGCAATACTATCGGATTGTGCATTTGATGAATTCGCGACGTGAAGATCGGGAAAAGTATATCGAAATTGCCATCCAAGACATTCATCAAGCTTTGCGTGATCTTAACTTACCGGATGCTGAAATCTATGGGCGACCGAAACACATTTATTCTATCTACAAAAAAATGCGTGATAAGCATAAGCAGTTTAGTCAACTCTATGATTTGCTGGCTATTCGGGTCGTGGTTGACTCGATTAAAGATTGTTATGCTGTTTTAGGGGCAATTCATACGCAATGGAAGCCGATGCCCGGGCGATTTAAAGACTATATTGCCATGCCTAAAGCTAATATGTATCAATCCTTACACACGACCGTTGTTGGTCCTGAAGGTAAGCCATTAGAGATTCAAATCCGTACTTATGAGATGCATCGGGTGGCTGAATATGGGGTTGCAGCGCACTGGGCCTACAAAGAAGGCGTGCATGATCAAGTTCAGACGACGCGTTCTGGTAATAAATTAAACTTAGTTAAGGAAATTATCGAATTACAAGATGAAAGTAAAGACGCGGCTGACTTTATGGAAGGCGTTAAAGGCGATTTATTTAGCGACCGCGTCTATGCTTTTACCCCTAAAGGTGATGTCACGGAATTGCCGAAAGGTGCTGGTCCGCTGGATATGGCTTACTCCATTCATACTGAAGTTGGCAACCATACGACTGGTGCTAAAGTCAATGGTAAAATCGTGCCGTTGGATTATCAGATTAAAAATGGGGACATTGTTGATATTTTAACGTCCACAAGTTCAACTGGGCCTAGTCGGGATTGGCAAAAATTAGTCTATACGCGACGGGCACGTAATAAAATCAAACAGTTTTTCCGTAATGCGGATCGTGAGGGAAATATCAGCACTGGTCGTGACTTGCTAGATCGACAATTACGTGATTTTGATTTCAACCCGAAAACAGTCATGACCAAAGAAAAGGTTGAAGCAGTTGCTAAAAAGATGCATTATGCAAGTGATGATGATTTGTATGCAGCTTTAGGATTTGGGGATATTCAGCCGGTAGGGATTGCTAATCGGTTAACGAGTGATGTACGGAAACAACGTGAAGCGGATCGTCAGCGAGAACGTGAGCGAGAGATTCTGGCCGAACATCATGAGGCGACGCCTAAGAAAAAGGCTAAAGATCAGCATGAGGATAAGGACAAACAAGATGACAAGCGCAAAAAAGTGTCATCATCTGGTGGGGTCATTATTCAAGGCGTTGACAACCTCTTAGTGCGATTGAGCCATTGTTGTTCGCCAATTCCTGGCGATGAAATCGTGGGGTATATCACCAAAGGTCGTGGTGTCTCGGTACACCGGGTAGACTGTCCCAATGTCAAGAACGCTGAGTCTCAGGGTGAACGGTTGATTGAAGTGGCTTGGGAAGATTCAGAAGGCGATCGGACAAACTATAACTCTGATTTAGAAATTCAAGGTTATAACCGAAATGGACTATTGAATGATGTGCTCAAAGTGGTTAACAATAATACGAAGTTTTTGACGAACGTTAATGGGAAAGTTGACCATAACAAGATGGTGATTGTTAGCGTTTCGTTAGGTGTTCGCAACTTAGCGCATTTGCAACGCATTATTGAGAGTCTTAAGAATATTCAAGATGTGTACGTTGTTGAACGGAAGCTATTCTAG
- a CDS encoding 16S rRNA (uracil(1498)-N(3))-methyltransferase has protein sequence MQRYFLTTAIATQIGSRFALTGDPVHHWLKVMRAQVGDQAEFVTPSQQVVIGQLATVTAETVQVEVMTVTMPQVELALNVTIACGVSKGDKTEQIVQRGTELGAANFVFFDSQYAVAKWAPNKRERKLARLAKIAQSAAEQSHRTVVPTVSYQSNLTTLVAQVPHDAGVVAWEESAKHGERGQLVKTLTKLQAKQRLLAIFGPEGGLTTTEVADLATMGVVAAGLGPRIMRAETAPMYLLSAVSFWQELV, from the coding sequence ATGCAACGTTATTTTTTGACAACGGCAATTGCGACGCAAATTGGCAGTCGGTTTGCCTTAACTGGTGATCCAGTCCATCATTGGCTTAAAGTCATGCGGGCTCAAGTAGGTGACCAAGCTGAATTCGTGACCCCTAGCCAGCAAGTCGTTATCGGGCAGCTCGCTACGGTTACAGCTGAAACAGTTCAAGTTGAGGTTATGACTGTCACCATGCCACAAGTGGAACTGGCACTTAATGTGACGATTGCTTGCGGGGTTTCTAAGGGGGATAAAACCGAACAAATTGTGCAACGAGGTACTGAGCTAGGGGCAGCTAACTTTGTTTTCTTTGATAGTCAATATGCTGTGGCTAAATGGGCACCTAATAAACGTGAACGCAAACTCGCACGGTTAGCAAAAATTGCACAGTCGGCAGCGGAACAATCCCATCGGACGGTGGTTCCAACGGTGAGCTATCAGTCTAACTTAACGACGTTGGTTGCTCAAGTGCCGCATGATGCAGGTGTCGTTGCCTGGGAAGAATCGGCGAAGCACGGTGAGCGGGGCCAGTTAGTAAAAACGTTGACCAAATTACAAGCTAAACAGCGTTTATTAGCTATTTTTGGTCCTGAAGGTGGGTTAACGACGACCGAAGTGGCCGATTTGGCAACGATGGGCGTTGTTGCGGCGGGATTAGGTCCGCGAATAATGCGGGCTGAAACGGCGCCAATGTACCTCCTTAGTGCGGTTTCTTTTTGGCAGGAATTAGTGTAA
- the prmA gene encoding 50S ribosomal protein L11 methyltransferase, giving the protein MKWTEVTVSTSNEAVEAVSNILMEAGASGVKIDDALDYQNLQPNRYGEIIDLDTIPHVTSGALISAYYPETVFVPEILPTIKQRVAELAKFGLNPAPNEVSMVNLSDEAWATAWKKYYHPVRVTRYLTIVPSWESYQPVQPGELVLKLDPGMAFGTGTHPTTKLSLQALETVINGGEHLIDVGTGSGVLSIAAKAMGVGQVEAYDLDEVAVTAAQANLDLNPVAADVQVAANDLLTGIQTQADIIVANILAEIIVPLVPQAKANLKRGGYFITSGIIDDKFQVVLTALTTAGFQIKQHTQMGDWHSIVAYLPTATD; this is encoded by the coding sequence ATGAAATGGACAGAAGTAACCGTAAGTACCTCAAATGAAGCTGTCGAGGCTGTTTCGAATATCTTGATGGAAGCAGGTGCGAGTGGCGTTAAGATTGATGATGCCTTGGACTATCAGAATTTGCAACCTAATCGATATGGTGAAATTATTGATTTAGATACGATTCCGCACGTGACTAGTGGCGCGTTGATTTCGGCATATTATCCTGAAACTGTGTTTGTACCAGAAATTTTGCCCACGATTAAACAACGTGTGGCCGAACTTGCTAAATTCGGCTTAAATCCTGCACCAAATGAGGTCAGTATGGTGAATCTGTCGGATGAGGCTTGGGCGACTGCTTGGAAAAAGTATTATCATCCGGTCCGGGTCACGCGGTACTTAACGATTGTTCCCAGCTGGGAAAGCTATCAACCGGTGCAACCAGGTGAATTGGTCTTAAAGTTAGATCCTGGCATGGCTTTTGGGACTGGGACGCATCCCACGACTAAATTATCGTTGCAAGCGTTAGAAACGGTGATCAATGGTGGCGAACACTTAATTGATGTTGGGACCGGGTCAGGAGTGTTAAGCATTGCGGCTAAAGCGATGGGTGTGGGTCAAGTGGAAGCTTATGATTTAGATGAAGTGGCAGTCACTGCGGCTCAGGCTAACTTGGACTTGAATCCAGTTGCAGCGGATGTTCAGGTGGCTGCCAATGATTTATTGACTGGCATTCAGACCCAGGCAGATATTATTGTCGCCAATATTTTGGCTGAAATTATTGTCCCCTTAGTGCCGCAAGCTAAGGCCAACTTGAAACGTGGGGGTTATTTTATCACCTCTGGCATCATTGATGATAAGTTCCAAGTTGTTTTAACGGCCTTAACGACGGCTGGGTTCCAAATTAAGCAACATACGCAAATGGGTGATTGGCATAGTATCGTGGCCTATTTACCAACGGCGACAGATTAG
- a CDS encoding DNA-3-methyladenine glycosylase: MTELTDFLTGRPTTTIAADLLGKQLQLTTVAGPLTAWITETEAYLGERDAGAHAFKNHRTPRNQALWLAPGTIYIYQMRAQFLLNFVTQAVGTPQSVLIRGIEPVTGLDQMQRNRPVPLANLTNGPGKLMQALGLKHELNGQPLSSQTLNLSLKMQRRPQTIASSARIGIVNKGDWSTVPLRYYVAGNPFVSQMRKRDIDTVNAGWQPLKN, from the coding sequence GTTAGGTAAACAATTACAATTAACAACTGTTGCTGGTCCACTGACCGCTTGGATTACTGAGACTGAAGCTTATTTAGGCGAACGGGACGCTGGGGCGCATGCCTTTAAAAACCATCGTACTCCTCGTAATCAAGCCTTATGGTTGGCACCGGGAACCATTTACATTTATCAGATGCGGGCACAATTCTTATTGAATTTTGTGACGCAAGCGGTTGGGACCCCACAAAGTGTCCTGATTCGAGGAATTGAACCAGTAACTGGCCTAGATCAGATGCAACGTAATCGGCCGGTCCCATTGGCTAATTTAACGAATGGTCCGGGTAAATTAATGCAAGCGTTGGGGTTGAAGCATGAGTTAAATGGGCAACCACTGAGTTCCCAGACGTTGAATCTGAGTTTGAAAATGCAACGGCGACCCCAGACGATTGCGAGTAGTGCCCGGATTGGAATTGTCAACAAGGGTGATTGGTCGACCGTCCCGTTACGTTACTATGTTGCTGGTAATCCGTTTGTTTCGCAAATGCGTAAACGAGATATTGACACGGTCAATGCAGGCTGGCAACCCCTTAAAAATTAA